The DNA region CTCTTGCTAACACTACGATACGGAATAAGTTACACTCGCTTCTTTCATAGTGCACAATCGTAATGCTACGAAGCCGGCATGCGTAAACCTGCTTTTACGCTCGCGATGTCGGGGAGGATACCTCGATTGGAGGATAAATGCACCACCTCGGATAAATCGTCGGACGTCGCGGCCTTAGCGTTTTATAGTGCATTAATTAGTCCGCGATGAGGAGGTGGATAAAAAGTTTTTACAACGTTGTAAATGCAAACGGTGGGCCTTACGCTCGTGCCGCGAGAATCCGCTATTTAATTCCCTCTTCGTTTTAACACCGACCGACGACGTTTCGATGCGCGCATTACAAGATGTGTGCTAGCGATGGCACAAAGTGCATCGCAAACCTGTGGCGTTGGACAGAAAAATGTCTCATctgtacaattaaaaaattcatgagCGAAGAATCACACGAAACGGGGCAGGGAACGTATTTCAACACTATTTACTTGTTGCAACTACCATGTAACTATCTTTTCTTAAGAGTTTCATCAAACGTTGCATGAATATTCTCTGATTTGTCGGCCGTAACAAATACGCGGTCATGGAAAATTTTGAATCAGCGTTTTCGGGTaaaaaattcaacattttttgTGCCTGTGTAGAAGTTGATCCCATCGCTAGTGCACAGACACGCGTGTCACACGTGGACCACAAACCGTTTATGGCGTTACCAGGTTCGAACGCGGCGGTGTTCCCCACTGCCGAGGCGTGCTTTATTACCATCGCTTTATTAGGCTTTCGTTTAATTGCCTCGGATTAGCGGCCGAGCTTGGCATACTTTCATCCCGAGTTACGAGCTAATCGTGCTTTCTAACGAGCGTGGCCCTTGTTTTAATGCGTCTCGGCGATCTTTTTCTCCGTTAGATTTAACCATTTTATGATGCGGCGTTTCAGCCATCTTTTCTTGCTTGGGCTCAATCGGAACCAACGATTATCTAATATTCCAACAATTTTAGTAATAACAGTTTACAATCCGTATACTGGCTGCGCACcaatgaaatatttgtttttactagactgcggattatatgcattCGAAAAAGATTTGAGACTATCGATGTATGTACTACCATCAACGTtccaaaattattaaaggaagaaacgaATTTTGATTTGGTTCCAATAACTTGCAATTgatacagaatatttttattttacatagagatccgcagttttGCTATTAACTATTAAGGTCGAAACCGTATGGATTGCTGAAGGGATGAAAAATAACCATTTTGTGGAgcgtttggaaaatatttttgcagGATGTTCACAAGGACCTCGTGTTGAAGCTATGGCGAAGATTTATTCGAACTCAGACGGGATAATCACAAACAAATTGGAATCAAAACCCCGTTTTACAGAAGATCAGAAAATAGAGATTCGGTTCTTCTTGAACAACTTTTAGCTAACTAGAATTAGTCAACCACTTCGTAGACCTAAAGCAGTTCTGTCTCGTTCAACTACCACCAATCGGCCTGCCACAAAAATGATTTCTTGTTACGTCAAGTGTGCAATGGGTTATAGATGATGGATTATCTTGGTAGAATCATTTGATTACTCTACTTGGAGTAATACGTAACGCGTCAGCATATTCgaatacaaaatacaaaaagTAAAGTTCTACACTGTCACATTTATTTCAGTATATTCAACTGGCGCACATTTAAACGGCAATCACAAAGCGAATATTGTGAGTAATGACGGCAGAAGTTGTCCGCAAAGTTTACGcagaaattaaaattaagaaatgTTGGGGTCACTTTATAACTATAGCTCTCCCTTTTCAATGGTGTGTCAAACTAGATTGATTGACGTAGCTGTCCACTGATCCTTTTTAAACGTACTTTTATTTCTATGAAGTATAACATCGTTCGCGAAATTATTAAACGAAAGTACGCTGATCACAAATTATAATTAcgatttacaaaattatattgtACACGTCGAGGTATCGGGATATTTGATTCCGTTCGGATCGTATCATACAAATCTTTTAATTGTATAATGCATGTTACACTAAGGAGAAATAGTTTTACCATATATGCAGTTCGTATCTTTTTATACTGTTAGATATATTTGAAAACCGTAAACAAGAATGTGATCAAAGTGCAATTAACATTGTAATCGTCGGGAGAATTGTGATAATTCTCCGAACCGTTCTAACGAAAACAAAGATATGGCACTCAAGTTCAGATTTATTCTTGAATTACCATTGATCTTTCAAAAACATacgaagaataaataaataaaagatagCGTTCCTCCGGGATTACTAGCCATTCTACTTTATTGGAGCGTCAATGTTCCTGCGACCTAACGAAATTAAATATGTATCGTACATTAAATAGAATAATATGGCGTTGTTCCTTTCGCAAAACGAAATGATACAGCATACAACACATGGAAAATCTAATATACAACGCAGGGAAATCGTATATCTTCCGGAAACCATCCAACTCGCAAAATATCTACGTTATCGAATATGCTTTATCGTACATTATCATCGTGTCGTTTATGGGTACACATTTAATGACTTCTCGTGTCAATGATAGAGCGTCGAGGAATATCGAGCAACGGAAACAATAATTTAGTCATAAATTAGCTTAACAGACTTACGCGTGTAACCTACAATATTACAGTCGAATATGTATGTTTGACGATTGATGCTAATCGTTACGCCTAATCGACGCGTTTCCGCATCGTTTCTCGCCAAGATGGCGGCAATCGAACGTATCAGGACATCGACAAAGCCGTACTAATTATATTCTCGGTTGTAAAGTGACCTTATAAATACGGAACCATTACGTTCTCTGTTTTTGGTAAATTATGTTACACTTCTACTTTAAAACGTCACGTTCGTCGCTTCAAATTGATCGACACGGGGCCTACCGTCGTCGAATGCAACTACAATCTTTCGGATAATTTGATTTTTGTGAAGAACAAAATCGTAGAATTCTAGTTTAACAGAACAAGCAGAAGATTTGCGGTAGATTGAAAATACTTTGAAATAAATTAGGCTCTCTTAAGTACTCGTTCCGACGAACTTAAACGATCGAAGACACTAAATGCGGTAATATTCCTCAGCATTCGAAAATACTGTTCATCGATTCTCCTGCTGTATAAAACCggacaatttatatttgatttTTCTGACCGTTCGATATCTTTGTGTTGTCGattcaaaattatttatttttaaatttacaaaTACCAATTCTTTGCAatttaacttttttatcaaGACTCATTTTACGGTATTGTTTTCCGTTTGTACACAATATCACTTCACAAGCGACATGGAAAAATACATTGTCAAATAACATCAAAGAATGAAATTATATAATGAAGTATCGAGCCATGTACATCAAATATAAACCTTCGTCGTTTCTTTTCAATACTCTATTAGCCTTTGAGATCATACTAGATTGAGTAATAAGTTCAATTATTTGCTGTCCTGCGAGTTCCATTAAAGTTTTAACAAAACAAAGATCCCCTTAAAAATTAAACTCTTTTCTATTCTATGCTTCGCAGCCTAGAAACAGCCCGGAAATAGCCAACTATCAAACTCTTTTCCCCAACAGTAATTTaatgattattattagactgcgggttatagttacgacaaaaatgagtagatgaaagTGCAGAACAGTATAAGTGTTTGAAGAACGTAAAAAAATACTATTTCACTTCTTCcaactcgttaaaatcatgaagaAGAGAATGTTGACTTGAAGAGAatgctgacaatttttattacacataaaaatccacagtctaatcattactATGAACGTTTCTATTTCGCAACAACAGCAGCTGGGTCATCCCAGTCCAAAGAACTGCCTCAAACAATAGATTCTCGAGTACCAACTGCTTATTCCCCAGAATCGTTACTCAATCTAATACAACACTAAACGTCTCCTCCGTGTCCTGGGCTCCATAATTACCCTTCCAAGGAGTTCCCACGTTGTGTAAACGTCCGCGACATCCTCGAAGACTCGTCCGAAGGCGGACAACCGACTTAGCCTCTATCGCTAGACTATTACAGTATCTCCGATCAGTATCGTCGCCGATTCCTCAGATCTCTTTGCTGAGGACGACTCCGCAGGGTTGCACCACCCCGATGTTCGTCAGCTTCGGCCTCTTTGAGCCGGTCTTGCTCTCGTCCTTCTTCAACAACTCTTCTATAGAGTACGGGTTCCTCTTTCGCTGAGGTTGCGCCGGCCTTCCTTCAGCCGCCGCTTCTTTGGCCATCGAGTTCTGCTCGTTTCCGGTCTCCGCGATCCTCGGCGAGGGTGTCTTCTGGTTCTCGCTGCCGATCGGCGGCGGGCTTTGTCCGTTCTCCAAACTTCCGGACAAACCGGAAGTACTGTGTCTCACGAAGGCGCTGCGGTCGCTGCCGATCTTCTGACCCAGCTCCAAAATGGTCGGcgagttctggaacggtttgtagTGGTCCTGGGACTCCGTGTTCTCGTCCAGGTCGCTCTTGTCCAGCGAATCGTCGCTGCCAGTCATCGAACTGGAACTGGACTTCAGCTCCACCTGACCTGCCCCGCCATTTTGTTCTGACAGACGCTCCACGTCTAACGATCTGCAAACAGTGTTTCGCTTTTCTCAATCGCTGTGTTTATAATTGTATTTTCGATGTGTTTATATTTCCTGTTATTTGCTccatattcatttatttattcatattacatCGTACGTaatttctgtggttgtcaggaataTTGTCGTATTTAAAGTTttaatcactaatgctttgacatagggcaatcggttaaattgcattatttttttgagtccttcgaatttgttttcatgacttgtTTTctagtaaatacgtaaatcctatagtaTGAAGCTGAATCAATgcataaattcaaattttttgaaatgatgacctgcggcgtttttccttacaaccacagatttaACGTCGTCAGAAAAGCGAGGAATACTCACGTGAAGGACTGCATTCCATGATGCAAGTGCAGCGTGGTGGCTTGGTACAAGGACGAATAGAAGCTCGGATTCCAAGATGGCGCACTGGTGTTACCGGAAGTCGTGGAAATGTGTAACGGTCCCAACGCTCCCGGATAAAACAGCTGGTAATCCGTCCTCATTAACGCGTCTGCAATTCAAACGTATAAGTCCGATTAAACACCCACCAAACTCCTCAAAAAAACACTTTTCGCATTTCGATACTTTCTAGATTACAAATCGGTGTTAATCGGATCGTCGAGACCGACTAATCACGATCATTACGGAACCGGTTGCCGAGTTAACAACTACAGTGTTGCGAAAAAATGAAGCATGCGATGTTTCCTTCAAGTTTAATGTCTACATTTTCGAGCTCGTCAGTCTAAATTGAGGTCGGTAAAATGAGGCGAAAAAGGGAACGAAGAAACAAGGTATCTATTTTCGTTGTTTTTTCGCGGGGTGCTCGAAACTGTATCACAGACAATAACCAATGAGAATGTATCAGTGATCAAAACCAAATAAGTATTGTCTTTCTCCAAAACACAataatgtaaaatgaaaaatataaagtacTGTTTGATGTTTGGTCCGCTGATTTGATCACCGAAGATGGGTTAACTTTAGGAATTTATCACGGGAGAACTGTATGACGTAGAAGCAAAAATCTTTTTGCATCATATTCGGGCATGATTCGTTGTCATAGACAAAATTTTATAGCACTGTACATTTAACGACGAAGGATTAAGGACTGGATTAGTTGGGAATTCAATTGGCTGCTTTCCCCTTTTACGGCTACACGGTCGACAATAGAAAAATCTGTTTCCCGATCGAAAGTAAGCAATTAGGGTTTCTATTTCTCTGATTCCGTGCTGATTGGagacgcggaaacaaattatcgaCGCGCGCG from Lasioglossum baleicum chromosome 11, iyLasBale1, whole genome shotgun sequence includes:
- the Poxn gene encoding paired box pox-neuro isoform X2, with protein sequence MPHTGQAGVNQLGGVFVNGRPLPDCVRQRIVQLALVGVRPCDISRQLLVSHGCVSKILTRFYETGSIRPGSIGGSKTKQEQPTMFAWEIREQLARQGACDPQSLPSVSSVNRILRGGGLHTDHAAIENGSSSPYASPVSTNAANRDALMRTDYQLFYPGALGPLHISTTSGNTSAPSWNPSFYSSLYQATTLHLHHGMQSFTSLDVERLSEQNGGAGQVELKSSSSSMTGSDDSLDKSDLDENTESQDHYKPFQNSPTILELGQKIGSDRSAFVRHSTSGLSGSLENGQSPPPIGSENQKTPSPRIAETGNEQNSMAKEAAAEGRPAQPQRKRNPYSIEELLKKDESKTGSKRPKLTNIGVVQPCGVVLSKEI
- the Poxn gene encoding paired box pox-neuro isoform X1, with amino-acid sequence MPHTGQAGVNQLGGVFVNGRPLPDCVRQRIVQLALVGVRPCDISRQLLVSHGCVSKILTRFYETGSIRPGSIGGSKTKQVATPTVVKKILRMKQEQPTMFAWEIREQLARQGACDPQSLPSVSSVNRILRGGGLHTDHAAIENGSSSPYASPVSTNAANRDALMRTDYQLFYPGALGPLHISTTSGNTSAPSWNPSFYSSLYQATTLHLHHGMQSFTSLDVERLSEQNGGAGQVELKSSSSSMTGSDDSLDKSDLDENTESQDHYKPFQNSPTILELGQKIGSDRSAFVRHSTSGLSGSLENGQSPPPIGSENQKTPSPRIAETGNEQNSMAKEAAAEGRPAQPQRKRNPYSIEELLKKDESKTGSKRPKLTNIGVVQPCGVVLSKEI
- the Poxn gene encoding paired box pox-neuro isoform X3; its protein translation is MPHTGQAGVNQLGGVFVNGRPLPDCVRQRIVQLALVGVRPCDISRQLLVSHGCVSKILTRFYETGSIRPGSIGGSKTKEQPTMFAWEIREQLARQGACDPQSLPSVSSVNRILRGGGLHTDHAAIENGSSSPYASPVSTNAANRDALMRTDYQLFYPGALGPLHISTTSGNTSAPSWNPSFYSSLYQATTLHLHHGMQSFTSLDVERLSEQNGGAGQVELKSSSSSMTGSDDSLDKSDLDENTESQDHYKPFQNSPTILELGQKIGSDRSAFVRHSTSGLSGSLENGQSPPPIGSENQKTPSPRIAETGNEQNSMAKEAAAEGRPAQPQRKRNPYSIEELLKKDESKTGSKRPKLTNIGVVQPCGVVLSKEI